GTTGTTGGGAAGCAGCCTCGGTCTTTCCACGGTCCTCACGCTTCAGCGCCTCGGCGATCTCCCCTATCAGGGGGGACAGAGATGCCGCCTGAGGCAGGTGGACGGTAATGACACCGTCGCTCCTGTCGTAGATACGCTTCTGAGCGCGGGTGAGGCGATTGTAGTAGGCAAAGACCATTAGCGTTACCGAGGCCCGTCGCTCGGGAGGCGTCGGAGGAGGCGCCTGGCCCGCCGAAACCACGGTCGGTCCTCACGCCGTTTGTACCGGGGCCCCGTGCGGAACGCCTCAACAGCGGCAGTGAGGGTCTCTCGTGCCTCCGTGGACCGACCCACCTCCTGATAGCACCAGCCGAGCTTATAGAGCCCCTCGGCGCTCGAGGTGTGGATGGACCGGAAGGTCTCGTAGTAGGGGAGTGCCTCGGCAAACCGCCTTCGTTCGAGATGGTAATCTCCGAGGCGCAGGTACGGTTCGCCGTAACGGAATTTCGGGTCTATCGCGAGGGCCCGTTGGACGTAGCCACTTCCCTTTTCCCAGTCTCCGAGTGCGAGGAGGCTGTGGCCAAGAAAGTAGAGGGTCTCGGCCGAGTCGGCAGAACGGGGTTCGGCAGCCCGGAGGTGCTCGAGAGCCTCCTGAGGCCTTCCTGCCAGGGCCAATTCCCGACCGAGGTCAGTCTGGGCTGCCACATTGTGGGGGTTGACTGCGACGATCTGACGGAGT
The sequence above is drawn from the Candidatus Methylomirabilota bacterium genome and encodes:
- a CDS encoding tetratricopeptide repeat protein — protein: MNRVFLFFLLSWLLHNPILALLVVAALSLPGYLYASGWMFRLLRQVRHRQEIEQLRQIVAVNPHNVAAQTDLGRELALAGRPQEALEHLRAAEPRSADSAETLYFLGHSLLALGDWEKGSGYVQRALAIDPKFRYGEPYLRLGDYHLERRRFAEALPYYETFRSIHTSSAEGLYKLGWCYQEVGRSTEARETLTAAVEAFRTGPRYKRREDRPWFRRARRLLRRLPSDGPR